One segment of Pseudomonas asgharzadehiana DNA contains the following:
- a CDS encoding sulfonate ABC transporter substrate-binding protein, translating into MRTVILRRGLVALFAAAVSFGAIVQAQAAETLRIGYQKYGTLVLLKAKGTLEKRLAAQGVQVQWTEFPGGPQLLEGLNVGSIDFGVTGETPPVFAQAAGADLLYVAYEPPAPTSEAILVPKDSTIKSVAELKGKKIVLNKGSNVHYLLVRALEDAGLKYTDVHTVFLPPADARAAFERGSVDAWVIWDPYQAAAEKQLQARTLRDGTGIADNHQFYLATKPYAEQHPQVIKALIEEVRAVGEWSKANPQEVTEQVAPLLGLPADITLTSVKRQGYGALFLTPEVVAAQQKIADSFYQLKLIPKPLSIKDVIWTPSAAVAKAP; encoded by the coding sequence ATGCGCACTGTCATCTTGCGTCGTGGTCTGGTCGCACTGTTTGCTGCGGCTGTGTCCTTCGGCGCCATTGTTCAAGCCCAAGCTGCCGAGACCTTGCGGATCGGTTATCAGAAATACGGCACGTTGGTGCTGCTCAAAGCCAAGGGCACCCTGGAAAAACGCCTGGCTGCCCAAGGCGTACAGGTGCAATGGACGGAGTTTCCCGGCGGCCCGCAGTTGCTCGAGGGCTTGAACGTCGGCTCCATCGACTTTGGTGTTACCGGCGAAACCCCGCCGGTGTTCGCCCAGGCCGCCGGCGCCGACCTGCTTTACGTGGCCTACGAGCCACCGGCACCGACCAGCGAAGCGATCCTGGTGCCCAAAGACTCGACGATCAAATCTGTGGCCGAGCTCAAGGGCAAGAAAATCGTGCTCAATAAGGGCTCCAACGTGCACTACCTGCTGGTGCGTGCCCTGGAAGACGCCGGCCTGAAATACACCGACGTACACACCGTATTCCTGCCGCCCGCCGATGCCCGCGCCGCGTTCGAGCGTGGCAGCGTGGACGCCTGGGTGATCTGGGACCCGTACCAGGCCGCCGCCGAGAAACAACTGCAAGCGCGCACGCTGCGCGACGGCACCGGTATCGCCGATAACCACCAGTTTTACCTGGCGACCAAGCCGTATGCCGAGCAACACCCGCAGGTGATCAAGGCGCTGATCGAGGAAGTGCGCGCGGTGGGCGAATGGTCCAAGGCCAACCCACAGGAAGTCACCGAACAAGTCGCGCCGCTGCTTGGCCTGCCGGCTGACATCACCCTGACCTCGGTGAAGCGCCAGGGCTATGGCGCGCTGTTCCTGACCCCGGAAGTGGTTGCCGCCCAGCAGAAAATCGCCGACAGCTTTTACCAACTCAAATTGATCCCCAAGCCCTTGAGCATCAAGGACGTGATCTGGACGCCATCCGCTGCCGTGGCCAAAGCGCCGTAA
- the ssuD gene encoding FMNH2-dependent alkanesulfonate monooxygenase, with product MSLTIFWFLPTHGDGHYLGTAEGARAVDHGYLQQVAQAADRLGFGGVLIPTGRSCEDSWLVAASLIPVTQRLKFLVALRPGIISPTVAARQAATLDRLSGGRALFNLVTGGDPDELAGDGLFLSHEERYQASVEFTRIWRRVLEGETVDYDGEHISVKGAKLLYPPIQQPRPPLYFGGSSEAAQDLAAEQVEMVLTWGEPPAAVAEKIEQVRAKAAKLGRTVRFGIRLHVIVRETTDEAWKAADKLISHLDDDTIARAQASLARFDSVGQQRMAALHGGNRDHLEVSPNLWAGVGLVRGGAGTALVGDGPTVAARVKEYAALGIDTFIFSGYPHLEESYRVAELLFPHLDIERPELPKSAGYVSPFGEMVANDILPKAASQS from the coding sequence ATGAGCCTCACTATTTTCTGGTTCCTGCCTACCCACGGCGACGGCCATTACCTTGGCACCGCCGAAGGCGCTCGCGCCGTCGACCACGGTTATTTGCAGCAAGTGGCCCAGGCCGCTGACCGCCTGGGTTTCGGTGGAGTGCTGATCCCCACCGGGCGTTCCTGCGAAGACTCGTGGCTGGTGGCCGCGTCGCTGATCCCGGTGACCCAGCGTTTGAAATTTCTGGTCGCCCTGCGCCCCGGGATCATTTCCCCAACGGTGGCCGCGCGTCAGGCCGCGACCCTGGATCGTTTGTCCGGTGGCCGCGCGTTGTTCAACCTGGTCACCGGTGGTGATCCGGACGAGTTGGCCGGCGATGGCTTGTTCCTCAGCCACGAAGAGCGCTACCAGGCTTCGGTCGAGTTCACGCGCATCTGGCGTCGTGTGCTGGAGGGCGAAACCGTGGATTACGATGGCGAACACATCAGCGTCAAAGGCGCCAAATTGCTTTACCCACCGATCCAGCAACCGCGCCCGCCGTTGTACTTTGGCGGTTCTTCCGAAGCCGCCCAGGACCTGGCCGCCGAGCAAGTGGAAATGGTGCTGACCTGGGGCGAGCCACCGGCCGCGGTTGCCGAGAAGATCGAACAAGTGCGGGCCAAGGCGGCCAAGCTCGGGCGTACCGTGCGCTTTGGCATTCGCCTGCATGTGATCGTGCGCGAGACCACCGACGAAGCCTGGAAAGCCGCCGACAAACTGATCTCCCATCTGGACGACGACACCATCGCCCGTGCCCAGGCCTCCCTGGCGCGCTTCGATTCGGTTGGCCAGCAACGCATGGCCGCGTTGCACGGCGGCAACCGCGACCATCTGGAAGTGAGCCCCAACCTGTGGGCCGGCGTCGGCCTGGTGCGTGGCGGTGCGGGTACGGCGCTGGTGGGTGATGGCCCGACCGTTGCGGCGCGGGTCAAGGAATACGCCGCGCTGGGCATCGACACCTTTATCTTCTCCGGTTATCCACACCTGGAAGAGTCGTATCGGGTCGCTGAGCTGCTGTTCCCGCACCTGGACATCGAGCGTCCGGAACTGCCGAAAAGCGCCGGCTATGTGAGCCCGTTCGGCGAGATGGTCGCCAACGATATCCTTCCCAAAGCGGCGTCACAGAGCTGA
- the ssuC gene encoding aliphatic sulfonate ABC transporter permease SsuC: MNYEKLSHRVAPWALPVLLLAVWQLSVSAGWLSTRILPAPSAVIEAGVHLVASGEIWTHLAISGWRAGLGFVIGGGIGLALGFITGLSTWGERLLDSSVQMIRNVPHLALIPLVILWFGIDETAKIFLVALGTLFPIYLNTYHGIRNVDPALVEMSRSYGLSGFSLFWQVILPGALPSILVGVRFALGFMWLTLIVAETISASSGIGYLAMNAREFLQTDVVVLAIVMYAILGKLADLAARGLERVWLRWHPAYQVNKGGAA; this comes from the coding sequence ATGAATTATGAAAAATTGAGCCATCGCGTGGCGCCTTGGGCGCTGCCTGTTTTATTGCTGGCGGTGTGGCAGTTGTCCGTGTCGGCGGGCTGGTTGTCGACGCGCATTCTGCCGGCCCCGAGTGCCGTGATTGAAGCCGGGGTGCATCTTGTGGCCAGCGGCGAAATCTGGACCCACCTGGCCATCAGCGGCTGGCGCGCGGGCCTGGGCTTTGTGATCGGTGGCGGCATCGGCCTGGCGCTGGGGTTTATCACTGGCTTGTCGACGTGGGGCGAGCGCCTGCTGGACAGCTCGGTGCAGATGATCCGCAACGTGCCGCACCTGGCGCTGATCCCGCTGGTGATCCTGTGGTTCGGGATCGACGAGACCGCAAAGATTTTCCTGGTGGCCCTCGGTACGTTGTTCCCGATTTACCTCAACACCTACCACGGCATCCGCAACGTCGACCCGGCGTTGGTGGAAATGTCGCGCAGCTATGGCTTGTCCGGGTTCAGCCTGTTCTGGCAAGTCATCCTGCCGGGCGCCCTGCCGTCGATCCTGGTGGGCGTGCGGTTTGCCCTGGGCTTTATGTGGTTGACGCTGATTGTGGCGGAAACCATCTCCGCCAGCTCCGGCATCGGCTACCTGGCGATGAACGCACGTGAGTTCCTGCAAACCGACGTGGTGGTGCTGGCCATCGTGATGTACGCCATTCTCGGCAAGCTGGCCGACCTGGCGGCACGTGGCCTGGAACGTGTGTGGCTGCGCTGGCACCCGGCGTATCAAGTGAATAAAGGCGGTGCGGCATGA